A window of the Haloquadratum walsbyi C23 genome harbors these coding sequences:
- a CDS encoding NAD(P)/FAD-dependent oxidoreductase, whose product MSDTDTVADYEVVVVGGGPAGLQSALYTTRLGHDTALVDRGGGRAAMMLDTHNVIGVTEDTSGNEFLATGTEQVESYGGDVIRDLITDIERTDDGRFYLEGSSNAFRADRIVLGVGFSDKHPDPPVPRTGKGLHYCLHCDAYMFVDRPVYVMGTGEATAHVAMIMLNFTDDVDVLLRGDEPEWSDKTDEQLRAHPIDIVESDIDGMNKSDNGWLESFEFEDGSIRQYRGGFAMYGSNYNTALFETLGCELDDDGTVIVDESMETTVDGVYAVGDITDGHNQIPVAMGKGAQAGIDIHYQLREFPRDLEEIRAEGPVTETEVPGVSDRVQNAAASFEEAQAPPIEAPAPDATAEVDAEADAIEPPSDD is encoded by the coding sequence ATGAGCGACACTGATACCGTAGCCGATTATGAGGTTGTCGTGGTTGGAGGCGGACCCGCAGGTCTCCAATCGGCACTGTACACGACGCGATTAGGGCATGACACTGCACTTGTTGACCGTGGTGGTGGTCGTGCAGCAATGATGCTCGATACTCACAATGTCATCGGTGTCACCGAGGATACCTCGGGTAATGAATTCCTTGCGACTGGGACTGAACAAGTCGAATCATATGGTGGAGATGTGATTCGTGATCTCATTACTGATATTGAACGGACTGATGATGGTCGGTTCTATCTTGAGGGGAGCTCGAATGCATTCCGTGCTGACCGCATTGTCCTTGGTGTTGGATTCAGTGATAAACACCCAGACCCACCAGTGCCACGTACAGGCAAAGGGCTGCATTACTGTCTGCACTGTGATGCATACATGTTTGTTGATCGACCGGTCTATGTGATGGGCACGGGTGAGGCAACTGCACATGTTGCGATGATTATGCTGAATTTCACCGATGATGTCGACGTGTTGCTCCGCGGTGATGAGCCAGAATGGAGTGATAAAACTGACGAACAACTGCGGGCGCATCCAATTGATATTGTTGAATCCGATATTGATGGGATGAATAAAAGCGATAATGGATGGTTAGAGTCATTCGAATTCGAGGATGGAAGTATCCGTCAGTATCGCGGTGGATTCGCGATGTATGGCTCAAATTATAATACCGCCTTATTCGAAACGCTTGGGTGTGAACTCGACGATGATGGAACGGTCATTGTCGATGAAAGCATGGAAACAACCGTTGATGGTGTGTATGCAGTCGGTGATATTACTGATGGGCACAACCAGATTCCTGTTGCGATGGGCAAAGGCGCGCAAGCAGGAATTGATATCCATTATCAACTTCGTGAATTCCCTCGCGATCTTGAAGAAATCCGTGCTGAGGGTCCGGTCACAGAAACAGAGGTTCCAGGTGTAAGTGATCGCGTTCAAAACGCAGCCGCATCATTCGAGGAGGCACAAGCACCGCCGATTGAAGCACCAGCACCAGATGCTACTGCTGAAGTGGACGCTGAAGCAGACGCAATCGAACCACCAAGCGACGACTAG
- a CDS encoding DUF5305 family protein, translating into MSKQSPDESNGQEESVSIIRIRHTLAENAAVVILLFLIIAAVGGYLTYTTHVEPGVAEEQRTVSTWSRTATFAHGATVTGENPVYDVGRRLSEQRAYFPRIQRVVSGEYDVSYDASSGGSTEVQTELQLLVQGRSDQTVLWGSSSALSETTVTDVTPGATTTVEYQFNINQTRLQIEQVEETFGDVPGEPVVIVRANTQITGEVNGRVIDRQYTDDLRLIPEGDAFRVSDPGELTNSTTRTQTIQVQREYSALRRIGGPALTGSGVIFALSFGFARYRRLIAPTDDELDAVSRDVYDEWLSHGTLPDSIDPDGSDIVELQTLVDLVDVAADTGGRVLYDPTQDCYTTPGQQYNYVCWPPIHAYNKATIDEETTDDDPPQPSRPEPENQENTTIPTNVSDDSSVSTVDTPDTSDEDIDKGEAETEAESGIFTSIRSRWNQWRGDNDTEKNSTEEHDQDNSSINNDTNDDDGHSHDSISSSTEASQQSQDSSSEKPRFTDDVEDDISEAKEESETGTESIDDVDNRANDEDISE; encoded by the coding sequence GTGAGTAAGCAGTCGCCAGATGAGAGTAACGGACAGGAAGAGTCTGTCTCAATAATTCGAATTCGTCATACACTGGCAGAAAATGCAGCGGTCGTTATTCTCTTGTTTTTAATTATCGCTGCTGTCGGCGGATACCTCACCTACACGACACATGTTGAGCCTGGTGTAGCCGAAGAGCAGCGGACGGTCTCAACATGGTCACGAACAGCGACATTCGCACATGGAGCGACAGTGACAGGTGAAAATCCAGTTTATGATGTTGGAAGACGGTTATCTGAACAGCGTGCGTACTTTCCACGGATCCAACGTGTCGTCTCAGGAGAGTATGATGTAAGTTATGATGCCAGCTCCGGAGGATCAACGGAAGTACAGACTGAGCTGCAATTACTTGTGCAGGGTCGAAGCGATCAAACAGTTCTTTGGGGATCCTCAAGCGCACTCAGCGAAACGACTGTTACCGATGTCACCCCAGGTGCAACAACAACCGTTGAGTATCAGTTTAACATCAATCAAACGCGTCTCCAAATTGAACAGGTTGAGGAAACATTTGGTGATGTACCAGGTGAGCCAGTTGTGATTGTGCGCGCAAACACGCAGATTACCGGTGAAGTAAACGGTCGTGTGATCGATAGACAATACACTGATGATCTTCGACTTATTCCTGAGGGCGACGCATTTCGAGTCAGTGATCCCGGTGAACTGACGAACAGTACAACTCGGACACAGACAATTCAAGTGCAACGAGAATACTCAGCACTGAGACGAATCGGTGGGCCAGCACTCACTGGGAGTGGCGTTATCTTTGCTCTGTCATTTGGATTTGCGCGATATCGAAGATTAATTGCACCAACAGATGACGAACTTGATGCAGTCTCAAGAGATGTATACGATGAGTGGCTCTCACATGGAACACTCCCGGACTCAATCGACCCGGATGGAAGTGACATTGTTGAGCTACAAACATTGGTTGATCTTGTCGACGTCGCCGCAGACACCGGTGGACGCGTGCTGTATGACCCAACACAAGACTGCTACACGACGCCAGGTCAACAGTATAATTACGTCTGCTGGCCACCGATACACGCATATAATAAAGCCACCATCGATGAGGAAACTACCGATGATGACCCGCCTCAGCCCTCTCGACCGGAACCCGAGAATCAAGAAAACACTACTATCCCGACTAACGTGTCTGATGATAGTAGCGTCAGCACGGTAGATACCCCAGACACAAGCGATGAAGATATAGATAAGGGTGAAGCCGAGACTGAAGCTGAAAGTGGAATATTTACTTCAATTCGATCACGCTGGAATCAATGGCGTGGCGATAATGATACTGAAAAAAATAGTACTGAAGAGCATGATCAGGACAATAGCAGTATAAATAATGATACTAATGATGATGATGGACACTCACACGACAGCATATCATCATCCACTGAAGCATCACAGCAGAGTCAAGATTCCTCAAGCGAGAAGCCGAGATTTACAGATGATGTCGAAGATGACATCTCAGAGGCTAAAGAGGAATCAGAGACAGGAACAGAATCTATTGATGATGTGGATAACAGAGCAAACGATGAGGATATATCAGAATAG
- a CDS encoding S26 family signal peptidase: MNVDRWFELGVIGILALLLAGQIIDQPLLLGFVRTGSMQPALAPGDGFIAIPPSVAGQPNVGDVVVYRAQQVNGGGLTTHRIVDETARGYITQGDANPFTDQSGGEPPVKSPQIVAVVLQLGGTVVMLPELGTGVILIRDAIQQLLRIVPRRFVIGGAVTLVVILALTDEDAGPRGRTNVTDRDAGHNSDTPLLTPKRIVLLTGGIVILAATASMLFPLGPTEYRVVSAQSNLPGPGVIPAGESESTTYQVPGGSFVPIKYYVEPASDGVAVKNGSGVVTPGNVTNATVRLSVPPDTGSYRRYVSEKRFPLVLPVTVIESMYAIHPLAPVVLIDTLLAIPTLAAAQLFTGRRRLRDRAGAQNGIFEQLGGRR; encoded by the coding sequence ATGAATGTTGACCGCTGGTTTGAACTCGGCGTAATCGGTATTTTAGCACTGCTATTAGCTGGACAAATTATTGATCAACCGCTATTACTCGGGTTTGTTCGGACGGGCAGTATGCAACCAGCACTCGCACCGGGTGATGGATTCATCGCGATTCCCCCATCGGTCGCTGGACAACCAAATGTCGGTGATGTTGTTGTGTATCGTGCACAACAGGTGAATGGCGGTGGTCTGACGACCCACCGGATTGTTGACGAGACAGCTCGCGGCTATATCACGCAAGGTGATGCAAATCCCTTCACAGATCAATCAGGTGGGGAACCCCCCGTCAAGTCGCCACAAATCGTCGCTGTTGTGCTTCAATTAGGCGGAACGGTCGTAATGCTTCCTGAACTTGGCACGGGGGTCATACTGATTCGTGATGCAATTCAACAATTGTTGAGGATTGTCCCGCGACGATTTGTAATCGGTGGTGCGGTCACTCTCGTTGTTATTCTAGCGCTTACTGACGAGGATGCAGGTCCACGCGGGCGTACTAACGTCACTGACCGGGATGCAGGACACAACAGCGATACACCGCTGTTAACTCCAAAGCGAATCGTACTCCTTACCGGCGGGATTGTGATTCTTGCTGCCACTGCAAGTATGCTTTTTCCACTCGGACCAACAGAGTATCGAGTTGTGAGCGCACAATCAAACCTTCCTGGACCAGGTGTGATTCCCGCTGGTGAGTCAGAGTCAACAACATATCAGGTTCCCGGGGGTTCATTCGTTCCGATCAAATACTATGTCGAACCAGCTAGCGACGGTGTTGCGGTGAAGAATGGGTCTGGTGTCGTCACTCCTGGGAATGTAACAAATGCAACTGTACGCCTCTCTGTGCCTCCAGATACCGGTTCGTATCGACGATATGTCTCAGAAAAGCGATTCCCGCTTGTGCTTCCAGTAACAGTTATTGAATCTATGTACGCAATTCATCCACTCGCTCCCGTTGTACTGATTGATACATTGCTTGCCATTCCAACTCTCGCCGCTGCACAGTTATTTACCGGCAGGCGACGGCTCCGTGATCGAGCAGGCGCACAGAATGGAATCTTTGAGCAACTTGGAGGACGACGGTGA
- a CDS encoding CARDB domain-containing protein has protein sequence MLISLSQTLGGWTATQDIVLSADGQDLTQQSVQVIGGSTETVTLTAPTGAGEIIDAGTQQLRVNTDNDAQEASTTIREPANIAVQIDDTNSPVIEGNRLQVDTIVENTGDGTATDREVALEVNDDEATSRQLTLDGGERAEITLEATVSTVGDQTITVTTGDETAQRTVTVIEAPDEPLFRMSNLSVPDDVFRSEGQSVTVTADVTNIGDVEGSQTVSITIGGTTRSTSDVTLDGNETQTVSTTVPATALLVGDRAVTVSSADDSVSGLIVVREPAPPRFTVDISNIPTPIAGSATSDEVDIAVENTGQGTATQTIELNLTLDDETIDTTAQQVTLDPGGSTTETLSLDVTGESRAGNFTTELTATSANQTTSTRTETDFGTITSGINAADTGGSVQVAAETYRETLSIDKEVAIRSDGAVVTAPEGSSSDATVDISAGAGGTLIDSLTVRGSSTAVQAVETSTITDVQIDNATGQTTTGIDINADDVTVSFSQIQSVREGINVTTADVSVLDTQIADTTFAINATGDASNLTAERLNVLRSENGFFTNTGKHAFTQSNIENNNVAIDADRPGGAVTTVDATENWWGRPSGPLSSEILSPVTVQPFRGNPKIPADYEITSPTGSTSVSDPVTVGETISVDVAVENTGGTSGATNNQRIELFVDGQKEDETAQFQLGENGTVDTASFAQLDTLEYQVEPADAGSSLSLTVRTENNVVSPNNVNAQTPPSIGVESINVGNSVRTDQTLSVDATINNSGQSDGTTDVRLDFNGRPVATETGVSVPGQGTSSVTLTHSPQASLADSDDVSVTVVATDSGATRSDTVDVNAAPEPPEDDDDDAAGGGGGGGGGFGVSGLANPNQLGGVQRQAVSQTVSITDIGQKNDQVRSVGIDFNQQAVGTVSVTALDDPPADTNYPQQRATPLTAVDVTVPDAAENQPATVRIAVDRDLVQDTRAAPGDLQVERFDNGQYTVLQTSVADVTADEVVLEANTPGFSVFAVTVPKPGQQVTPTPTPTPTPTQTPTPAPDETPTTTETETPTSTPGGIPGFGVMVAVLAVLIAALVFHRRSS, from the coding sequence GTGTTGATATCACTATCACAAACACTGGGGGGGTGGACAGCAACGCAAGATATTGTACTCTCTGCTGATGGACAAGACCTTACACAGCAATCCGTGCAAGTGATTGGCGGTAGTACTGAAACGGTGACATTAACTGCGCCAACAGGAGCGGGCGAAATTATTGATGCTGGGACACAACAGCTCAGAGTAAACACAGATAATGACGCGCAAGAAGCATCTACGACAATCCGCGAACCAGCCAATATCGCGGTGCAGATTGATGATACAAACTCACCAGTCATAGAAGGGAACAGACTACAGGTGGATACCATTGTCGAGAATACGGGTGATGGTACAGCAACTGACCGAGAGGTTGCACTCGAAGTGAATGACGATGAAGCGACGAGTAGACAACTAACACTTGACGGCGGCGAACGTGCCGAAATAACCCTCGAAGCGACTGTGAGTACAGTTGGTGATCAGACAATCACAGTTACGACCGGTGATGAGACAGCGCAACGAACAGTCACAGTTATTGAGGCACCGGATGAGCCACTATTCCGCATGTCAAATCTGTCTGTACCCGACGATGTATTCCGAAGCGAGGGTCAGTCAGTAACTGTCACCGCAGATGTCACCAATATCGGAGATGTTGAAGGATCACAAACAGTGTCGATAACCATCGGTGGAACGACTCGTTCGACATCAGATGTCACGCTCGATGGGAATGAGACACAGACGGTGTCGACTACTGTGCCGGCGACTGCGCTTCTTGTCGGTGATCGGGCGGTGACTGTCAGCAGTGCAGACGACAGCGTCTCGGGATTAATTGTCGTCCGCGAACCAGCACCGCCACGGTTCACTGTTGATATTTCGAACATCCCAACACCAATCGCAGGGAGTGCAACATCCGACGAAGTTGATATTGCTGTCGAGAACACCGGTCAGGGCACAGCAACACAGACAATTGAACTCAATCTCACTCTTGATGACGAGACGATTGACACAACAGCACAACAGGTAACCCTTGATCCTGGTGGGAGTACAACTGAGACATTATCACTCGATGTAACTGGTGAATCCCGAGCAGGTAACTTCACAACCGAACTCACCGCGACCTCAGCAAACCAAACAACATCGACACGCACAGAAACCGACTTCGGGACGATCACGAGTGGGATCAACGCCGCCGACACAGGTGGCTCCGTCCAAGTTGCAGCAGAAACCTATCGGGAAACATTGAGCATTGATAAAGAAGTCGCCATTCGAAGTGATGGAGCAGTTGTCACTGCTCCTGAGGGCAGTAGTAGTGATGCAACCGTCGATATATCTGCCGGCGCCGGCGGTACACTCATTGACAGTTTGACTGTCAGAGGCTCCTCAACTGCAGTGCAAGCTGTGGAGACGTCAACCATCACTGATGTGCAGATTGACAACGCAACTGGTCAAACAACGACTGGTATTGATATCAATGCTGACGATGTCACTGTGAGTTTCAGTCAGATTCAGTCAGTCAGAGAAGGCATAAACGTGACAACCGCTGATGTCAGTGTGCTTGACACACAGATTGCTGATACCACATTCGCGATCAACGCAACAGGCGACGCATCAAATCTGACCGCAGAACGGCTGAATGTCCTTCGAAGCGAGAATGGCTTCTTTACCAACACCGGAAAGCACGCTTTCACGCAGAGTAATATTGAGAATAATAATGTCGCTATTGATGCTGACCGCCCTGGCGGCGCCGTGACAACGGTTGATGCAACTGAAAATTGGTGGGGTCGACCATCCGGTCCGCTGTCTAGTGAGATCCTATCGCCAGTGACAGTTCAGCCGTTCAGGGGGAACCCAAAGATACCCGCAGATTATGAGATCACAAGTCCAACAGGGAGTACGAGTGTCAGTGATCCGGTCACTGTTGGAGAGACAATCTCCGTCGATGTTGCTGTTGAGAACACGGGCGGAACGAGCGGTGCAACGAATAATCAGCGAATAGAGCTATTCGTTGACGGACAAAAGGAGGATGAGACAGCGCAGTTCCAACTCGGCGAAAATGGAACAGTAGACACTGCGTCATTCGCTCAATTGGACACCCTAGAGTATCAAGTAGAACCCGCTGACGCTGGGAGTTCCCTAAGTCTTACTGTGAGAACAGAAAACAACGTGGTGAGTCCAAACAATGTGAATGCTCAGACACCACCGTCGATTGGTGTTGAGAGCATCAATGTCGGCAATAGTGTGCGAACCGATCAAACGCTCTCGGTCGATGCAACAATAAATAACAGTGGTCAATCAGATGGGACGACAGATGTCCGGTTAGATTTCAATGGGCGACCGGTTGCCACTGAGACTGGCGTGTCCGTGCCAGGGCAGGGAACTAGTTCAGTTACATTGACTCACAGCCCACAAGCATCACTTGCGGATTCAGACGATGTTTCTGTTACTGTTGTCGCCACCGACAGCGGCGCAACAAGAAGTGATACAGTTGATGTCAATGCCGCTCCTGAACCGCCTGAGGATGATGATGACGACGCTGCCGGCGGTGGTGGCGGAGGCGGAGGTGGATTCGGCGTCTCTGGATTGGCAAATCCAAATCAACTTGGAGGTGTTCAACGCCAAGCAGTCTCACAGACTGTGTCTATCACTGATATTGGGCAGAAAAATGATCAAGTGCGGTCGGTCGGCATCGACTTCAACCAGCAAGCGGTCGGCACTGTCAGTGTTACTGCACTCGATGATCCACCTGCGGACACAAATTATCCACAGCAGCGAGCAACTCCGCTCACCGCAGTTGATGTGACTGTACCTGATGCTGCTGAAAACCAACCAGCAACGGTGAGAATTGCTGTTGACCGAGATCTCGTCCAAGATACCCGGGCAGCACCAGGCGATTTACAGGTTGAGCGATTTGATAATGGACAGTATACGGTGCTTCAAACGAGTGTTGCAGACGTGACCGCAGATGAGGTCGTTCTTGAGGCAAACACACCTGGCTTCTCGGTATTTGCAGTGACGGTGCCAAAACCAGGACAGCAAGTGACACCAACGCCGACGCCAACGCCGACACCAACACAAACGCCGACGCCAGCACCTGATGAGACACCAACTACAACGGAGACAGAGACACCAACCTCAACACCGGGTGGCATACCTGGATTTGGCGTGATGGTGGCGGTCCTCGCAGTACTGATAGCCGCTCTCGTCTTTCATCGACGGTCATCATGA
- a CDS encoding COG1361 family protein has protein sequence MRRSIYLIVVVLLSVAVLSGLPSGTQAIDIGEGIQISAADSPNGGYVEDLGEDGGVRVELDGDADDVPGEGVNQDAITRIDRVLRITNTNDNETRGKAFVFIADSNENIVDFYRGSNVDDSIEGSDNQVGLGVGENILVGIEIDTLGEDTGDGSISISEFTVEADISEVANAILEVITGTPTTAGDVRFSANQSDGDELRFEYILETGESEDEQNFINEGPEFNRSYDVLGTYNATVSIDETAPRAPNESDTDTTQFVVRSPPEAGILGVDNSVEVEIPDDLETDDDSETVRRVAVSTTSDSTGNIEATAVAVESLDDLAGNPNLNGDPVAGINVTVPASAAGTTGLVTATIPETAVPTDSSPRNLTVERYDPDADEWMTLPTTLVDQTGGTVTLEAETSDFLLFAITDQPSAQVGPGPAPKFELESLTRVNQGDLVVGEAIVLEATVRNDGGAAVRDVVLSVERQVDGEFEPIPVARQEVQLTQEQSQTVQISHRPSESALANIDDGTGTGTVTFDAEVGQAQDSIDIPVEETLTASVEPGSVTDISDATPGRVIEFEPTITNEEDVAIDTQPVFLQLDGETVDNDTVNLGADQSTTVALSFLPSAQDVGSLNFTVRAPPGSTPVNATVLEPASYQIRDADLPDDAPVAGSEITATAIVNNTGDQNGSRPIKLTLGGSTVNNTILELNPDESTNVTLTFETSINTLAAGGQSTTLQTYSDTEQKSIDLREPATFSIDSVTPSPSNPGPIAGNDLSVDITITNTGGVDSNARYCTLC, from the coding sequence ATGCGTCGCTCCATCTACCTCATCGTCGTCGTGCTCCTCAGTGTTGCAGTCCTTTCAGGTCTGCCGAGTGGCACACAAGCAATCGATATTGGTGAGGGAATACAGATCAGTGCCGCAGACAGTCCGAATGGAGGGTACGTTGAAGATCTCGGCGAAGACGGCGGTGTAAGAGTCGAGTTAGATGGAGATGCAGATGATGTTCCTGGTGAGGGGGTGAATCAGGATGCAATTACTCGTATTGATCGTGTGTTGAGAATTACAAACACGAACGATAATGAGACACGGGGGAAGGCGTTCGTATTCATTGCCGACAGTAACGAAAATATCGTTGATTTTTATCGTGGTTCAAACGTCGATGACTCAATCGAAGGTTCGGACAATCAGGTTGGACTCGGTGTCGGCGAAAATATTCTCGTTGGGATTGAGATCGACACGCTCGGTGAGGATACAGGAGACGGAAGCATTAGTATCTCAGAATTTACTGTCGAGGCTGACATCAGTGAGGTGGCAAATGCAATCCTCGAAGTAATTACGGGAACACCAACGACCGCGGGCGATGTTCGTTTCAGCGCGAATCAAAGCGATGGTGACGAACTCCGATTTGAGTACATACTCGAAACGGGTGAAAGTGAGGATGAGCAGAATTTCATCAATGAGGGTCCAGAATTCAATCGGTCATACGATGTTCTCGGTACATATAACGCAACAGTGTCGATTGATGAGACGGCTCCGCGAGCGCCAAATGAGTCCGATACAGATACAACACAGTTTGTCGTGCGCTCACCACCGGAAGCAGGCATTCTTGGCGTGGATAATTCTGTTGAGGTGGAAATCCCTGATGATCTTGAAACCGATGATGACAGCGAGACGGTGCGGCGTGTCGCTGTAAGTACGACAAGTGATTCAACAGGTAATATTGAGGCGACGGCGGTTGCTGTCGAGTCGCTTGATGACCTTGCGGGGAATCCAAATTTGAATGGTGATCCGGTCGCAGGAATAAACGTCACCGTTCCAGCTTCGGCGGCGGGCACTACTGGGCTTGTAACAGCGACCATTCCCGAGACAGCCGTTCCGACCGACTCAAGCCCGCGAAATCTTACGGTCGAACGATATGACCCAGACGCTGATGAATGGATGACGCTTCCGACGACGCTTGTTGATCAGACTGGTGGAACGGTAACACTTGAGGCTGAAACAAGTGACTTCTTGCTCTTTGCTATTACCGATCAACCATCAGCACAAGTTGGTCCAGGACCAGCACCGAAATTCGAACTGGAGTCGCTTACTCGGGTAAATCAGGGTGACCTTGTTGTTGGTGAGGCGATTGTGCTTGAAGCAACGGTCAGGAACGACGGCGGTGCTGCGGTTCGAGACGTTGTCCTCAGTGTTGAACGTCAGGTGGATGGTGAATTTGAGCCGATTCCGGTCGCACGCCAAGAGGTGCAACTCACACAGGAGCAGAGTCAAACGGTACAGATATCTCATCGACCGTCGGAATCCGCACTAGCAAATATTGATGACGGCACCGGCACCGGCACCGTTACTTTCGATGCAGAAGTGGGTCAGGCACAGGACAGTATTGATATTCCTGTTGAAGAAACGCTCACGGCTTCTGTCGAACCTGGGTCGGTCACGGATATCTCCGATGCAACACCGGGGCGAGTAATCGAATTCGAACCGACTATTACAAATGAGGAGGACGTTGCTATCGACACACAACCTGTATTCCTTCAACTCGACGGTGAGACTGTTGATAACGACACTGTCAATCTTGGTGCTGATCAATCAACGACCGTCGCGCTTTCATTTCTCCCATCAGCTCAGGATGTTGGATCATTGAATTTCACAGTACGAGCGCCACCAGGAAGCACGCCGGTCAATGCAACAGTGCTTGAACCAGCGAGCTATCAAATTAGAGACGCAGATCTCCCAGATGATGCTCCCGTTGCTGGCTCAGAAATTACTGCCACTGCGATTGTAAACAATACTGGGGACCAAAATGGTAGTCGCCCGATTAAGCTTACACTTGGAGGGTCAACAGTCAACAATACGATACTGGAACTTAACCCTGATGAATCGACTAATGTGACGCTTACGTTTGAAACATCAATCAATACGCTAGCAGCCGGAGGTCAGAGTACAACGCTGCAAACATACAGTGATACTGAGCAGAAGTCAATTGATCTGCGAGAGCCTGCGACATTTAGCATCGACAGTGTGACACCGAGTCCGAGTAATCCTGGTCCTATTGCTGGAAACGACCTCAGTGTTGATATCACTATCACAAACACTGGGGGGGTGGACAGCAACGCAAGATATTGTACTCTCTGCTGA